The following proteins are encoded in a genomic region of Lentilitoribacter sp. Alg239-R112:
- a CDS encoding carbohydrate ABC transporter permease: MTVSRTPLNTILLYAVLALVLLFFIGPIVWFFMLAIRPPSTAFAMPPQFTFTPILDAFKYTMLDPGENAPQAVNSLVVALGAVLLNLPFSVPAAYSLSRFKIKRKKFIMLWYLGLLMAPPVAFLIPYFILMTKIGLSGTYLSMVLVLQTLTIPFSIWLMKSFIDDVPVEIEEAARVDGASYATILWKIILPLVRPGLIVTSMFAFVFAWNNAAFPLVLSSQSTATLPIGTLGYFANTGVTWSYIAAAAVVAMLPPMIIFLIFDKYVVRGLTFGALKG; encoded by the coding sequence ATGACCGTATCGAGAACCCCTCTTAACACCATACTGCTCTATGCAGTGCTGGCGCTAGTATTACTGTTCTTCATTGGGCCGATTGTCTGGTTCTTTATGCTGGCGATCCGACCGCCTTCGACGGCCTTTGCCATGCCGCCGCAGTTCACCTTCACACCCATACTGGATGCATTCAAATATACAATGTTGGATCCGGGAGAAAATGCTCCGCAAGCTGTCAACAGTCTAGTGGTTGCGTTGGGCGCGGTGCTCTTAAACCTGCCATTTTCGGTTCCTGCGGCCTACTCGCTCAGCCGTTTCAAGATAAAACGCAAGAAATTTATCATGCTTTGGTATCTTGGGCTTTTGATGGCGCCACCAGTGGCATTCCTGATCCCCTATTTCATTCTGATGACCAAGATTGGCCTATCCGGAACCTACCTATCAATGGTGTTAGTCCTTCAGACGTTGACGATTCCGTTTTCAATCTGGTTGATGAAAAGTTTCATCGATGACGTGCCCGTTGAGATTGAAGAGGCGGCACGAGTGGACGGTGCGAGCTATGCCACCATCCTGTGGAAGATCATACTACCGCTTGTGCGCCCAGGTCTGATCGTGACTTCGATGTTCGCCTTCGTCTTTGCATGGAACAATGCGGCCTTCCCGTTGGTCCTATCCTCGCAGTCGACAGCCACTCTGCCCATTGGAACTTTGGGATATTTCGCCAATACTGGTGTGACCTGGAGCTACATTGCCGCGGCCGCTGTCGTCGCAATGCTGCCCCCGATGATCATCTTTCTAATCTTTGATAAATACGTGGTACGCGGGCTGACCTTCGGTGCCCTGAAAGGATAA
- a CDS encoding Gfo/Idh/MocA family oxidoreductase: MTQEPLNVAVIGSGIWGGQHSHVFHTLPNTNLMAICDLDEARASAMAKSHGAAHVFTDHKALLDLPGLDAVSIATPDFTHTPLIVDALAAGKHVLSEKPLATTVEEGEVIRKAAAASDCKLMVDFHNRVNPAIATAKDEIAKGSIGKTIHASGRLSNTTFVPLEMLAWANKSSALWFLGSHLIDALRFILGDDVVRVFSMRADGHLSAKGVDTADVHLSMLEFSKGTIVTIENSWVLSPDNPQIFDLAIELVGENGQILLNPSHSGAYSEMTGSGLKYRDMFGVTPVGLGRIGGFVMESIARFVDAVLSNAPLLADIEDGLRVTRVIAAIETSAQTGKSIDITY, encoded by the coding sequence ATGACACAAGAACCACTTAACGTTGCCGTCATCGGCTCGGGCATTTGGGGCGGACAGCACTCCCATGTGTTCCACACCTTGCCCAATACCAACCTCATGGCGATCTGCGATCTCGATGAGGCTCGTGCTTCGGCGATGGCCAAATCGCATGGTGCGGCGCATGTTTTTACCGATCACAAGGCGCTGCTTGACTTGCCAGGTCTTGATGCCGTCAGTATCGCCACCCCCGACTTCACTCATACGCCGCTGATCGTCGATGCATTAGCAGCAGGCAAACATGTGCTTAGCGAGAAGCCTCTGGCCACGACCGTCGAAGAAGGCGAAGTCATTCGTAAAGCGGCGGCAGCAAGCGATTGCAAGCTGATGGTGGACTTCCACAATCGTGTAAATCCGGCAATTGCTACGGCTAAGGACGAAATCGCTAAAGGCAGCATCGGTAAGACAATTCACGCTTCGGGCCGGCTGTCGAACACGACTTTTGTGCCATTGGAGATGCTGGCATGGGCCAACAAATCTTCAGCATTGTGGTTCCTTGGATCGCACCTGATTGACGCGCTGCGCTTTATCCTTGGAGATGATGTGGTGCGGGTCTTTTCAATGCGTGCCGATGGTCATCTGAGCGCGAAAGGCGTGGACACAGCTGATGTTCATCTGTCTATGTTAGAATTTTCCAAAGGCACAATTGTAACGATTGAAAATAGCTGGGTCCTGTCACCGGACAATCCTCAGATCTTCGATTTAGCCATCGAACTTGTAGGGGAAAATGGTCAGATCCTGCTCAACCCCTCGCACAGTGGCGCGTATAGTGAGATGACGGGCAGCGGTCTGAAATACCGCGACATGTTCGGAGTGACTCCGGTGGGACTGGGTCGGATCGGTGGGTTTGTAATGGAATCCATCGCTCGTTTCGTCGACGCTGTACTAAGTAATGCACCGTTGCTTGCAGACATCGAGGATGGGCTGCGGGTCACCCGTGTTATTGCTGCAATTGAAACCAGCGCTCAGACGGGCAAATCTATCGATATCACATATTAA
- the ugpC gene encoding sn-glycerol-3-phosphate ABC transporter ATP-binding protein UgpC has translation MSSLTIKSVGKKYGEIRAISDVSIDVTDGEFLVLVGPSGCGKSTLLRMVAGLEELTEGQVFLGDRDVSNVDPRDRDVAMVFQSYALYPHMTVYENMAFGLQQRKVPKDQIQSTVMDAARILDLEPLMARKPGALSGGQRQRVAMGRAIVRNPAIYLMDEPLSNLDAKLRVQMRAELKLLRERLGVTTIYVTHDQVEAMTLGDRVAVLSPHNGGDGSNLEQCDNPQTLYHKPCNMFVAGFIGSPAMNFFYADIKETADGLSADIPGTGLNLSLTRENTPTFDALVGYTGSAVVVGIRPEFFDVLPVRDDASAQSLKVDVSVSELVGPDAFLHFDLPTPQVGKELMEVLNDGESAGSSGARFTARVNTEDLPAGSSSLKLFVDLPRLHFFNETTTARIC, from the coding sequence ATGTCATCACTCACGATTAAATCCGTCGGTAAGAAATACGGCGAAATTCGCGCGATATCGGATGTCTCAATTGACGTCACCGATGGCGAGTTTCTAGTTCTTGTCGGTCCATCTGGATGCGGTAAGTCTACTTTACTGCGGATGGTTGCCGGGCTTGAGGAACTCACTGAGGGGCAAGTCTTTCTGGGAGATCGTGACGTCAGCAATGTCGATCCTAGGGATCGTGACGTAGCGATGGTGTTTCAAAGCTACGCGCTTTACCCCCATATGACCGTTTACGAGAATATGGCCTTCGGCCTTCAGCAGCGAAAGGTGCCAAAGGATCAGATCCAATCGACCGTTATGGATGCGGCTCGAATTCTAGACCTTGAGCCGCTGATGGCTCGCAAACCGGGAGCTTTGTCCGGTGGGCAACGACAGCGTGTTGCTATGGGGCGTGCAATTGTGCGCAATCCTGCCATCTACCTTATGGACGAGCCGCTCTCGAACCTCGATGCCAAGCTTCGAGTGCAAATGCGTGCCGAGCTCAAGCTTTTGCGCGAACGGTTGGGTGTGACGACTATCTATGTGACCCACGACCAGGTCGAAGCCATGACTTTGGGGGATAGAGTTGCTGTGCTGTCACCTCACAACGGGGGTGATGGCAGCAATCTGGAGCAATGTGACAACCCGCAAACGCTTTACCATAAACCATGCAACATGTTTGTGGCGGGCTTCATCGGTTCACCGGCCATGAACTTTTTCTACGCTGATATCAAGGAAACGGCTGACGGCCTATCCGCAGACATTCCCGGAACGGGATTGAACCTCTCGTTGACCCGCGAAAACACTCCAACATTTGATGCATTGGTAGGATACACAGGAAGCGCTGTTGTAGTTGGCATACGGCCCGAGTTTTTCGATGTGTTGCCCGTGCGTGATGATGCGTCTGCTCAGTCACTTAAGGTGGATGTCTCGGTTTCCGAATTAGTTGGTCCTGACGCCTTCCTGCATTTTGATCTCCCTACACCACAGGTGGGTAAAGAACTGATGGAAGTTCTGAACGATGGCGAAAGCGCAGGTTCCAGCGGGGCGCGATTTACGGCACGAGTCAATACCGAAGATTTGCCTGCGGGCAGCAGCTCATTAAAACTCTTCGTAGATTTGCCACGTTTACATTTCTTTAATGAAACCACAACTGCGCGTATTTGTTAA
- a CDS encoding ParD-like family protein: protein MGIVKIDDELHEGIRQASTVMCRSINAQAEFWMKIGMLAEANPTLSFNDIIKMQLDAVQASHADVKVAYNG from the coding sequence GTGGGTATCGTTAAAATTGATGATGAACTACACGAGGGCATTCGACAAGCCAGCACAGTCATGTGCAGGTCTATCAACGCGCAGGCAGAATTTTGGATGAAAATTGGCATGTTAGCTGAAGCCAACCCAACTTTATCTTTCAATGATATTATAAAGATGCAGTTGGATGCTGTGCAAGCGAGTCATGCTGATGTAAAGGTTGCCTATAATGGTTAA